In the genome of Hymenobacter taeanensis, one region contains:
- a CDS encoding polyprenol monophosphomannose synthase, whose translation MNDGLVLIPTYNERENAELIIRKVFSLPKAFDILIIDDGSPDGTASIVRSLMPEFEGRLFLEERKGKLGLGTAYIHGFHWALAHGYEYVFEMDADFSHNPDDLVRLYDACAYQGYDLAIGSRYIQGVNVVNWPMNRVLMSWFASAYVRFITGMPIMDATAGFKCYTARVLRTIPLSRIHFVGYAFQIEMKWLAYKFGFRIKEVPIIFTDRTRGTSKMSKGIVQEAFLGVIRMKISSWFRPFNRNEAPLAPASAPEVVSATPAPETR comes from the coding sequence ATGAATGACGGGCTTGTCCTCATCCCTACTTACAACGAGCGCGAAAATGCGGAGCTGATTATCCGTAAGGTTTTCTCGTTGCCCAAAGCGTTTGATATCCTCATTATCGACGATGGCTCGCCGGATGGAACTGCCAGCATCGTGCGTAGTCTGATGCCTGAGTTTGAGGGGCGCCTGTTTCTGGAGGAGCGCAAAGGTAAACTGGGCTTAGGCACCGCGTATATTCATGGCTTTCACTGGGCCCTGGCACATGGCTACGAGTATGTGTTTGAGATGGACGCCGACTTCTCCCATAACCCCGATGATTTGGTGCGGCTCTATGATGCCTGCGCCTACCAGGGCTATGATCTGGCCATTGGCTCGCGTTACATTCAGGGCGTAAACGTGGTTAACTGGCCCATGAACCGGGTCCTGATGTCGTGGTTTGCCTCGGCCTATGTGCGCTTTATTACAGGCATGCCCATCATGGATGCTACGGCGGGCTTTAAGTGCTACACAGCCCGTGTGCTGCGCACTATTCCGCTTAGCCGCATTCATTTTGTGGGCTATGCCTTCCAGATCGAGATGAAATGGCTGGCCTACAAGTTTGGTTTCCGCATCAAGGAGGTACCAATCATCTTCACCGACCGCACCCGGGGCACCTCCAAAATGAGCAAGGGCATTGTGCAGGAAGCTTTTTTAGGCGTCATCCGCATGAAGATCAGCAGCTGGTTTCGGCCTTTCAACCGCAATGAGGCTCCGCTGGCTCCCGCTTCTGCTCCGGAGGTAGTGTCCGCAACCCCTGCTCCTGAAACCCGGTAA